A part of Halobacillus shinanisalinarum genomic DNA contains:
- the rhaM gene encoding L-rhamnose mutarotase: MFRKAFMMKVYPDQQQEYEKRHKEIWPEMVEELRKHGVKSYSIFLNTKTSELYGYIEIEDEELWSEMAETAINQKWWEYMSPVMETHPDHRPVSFDLQEVFHLE, encoded by the coding sequence ATGTTCAGAAAAGCATTTATGATGAAAGTTTATCCCGACCAACAACAAGAATATGAAAAGAGACATAAAGAAATCTGGCCAGAAATGGTAGAGGAACTTCGTAAGCACGGCGTGAAAAGTTACTCTATTTTTTTAAACACCAAGACGAGCGAACTGTATGGTTACATTGAGATTGAGGATGAGGAACTTTGGAGTGAAATGGCGGAGACAGCAATTAATCAAAAGTGGTGGGAGTATATGAGCCCCGTAATGGAAACGCATCCGGATCACCGCCCGGTGTCATTTGATTTACAAGAGGTATTTCACCTGGAGTGA
- the aldA gene encoding aldehyde dehydrogenase → MKEVKALTKEYQMYIDGELVDSSNQETIEVTNPATESVISTVPKATLEDTQKAIVSSEKAQKEWRKKSSSERAKYLFAICQEIRNDVDELATVISEEMGKTFELAKVEVSVTADYFEYIAGWARKYEGEIVPSDRENENILIYKQPIGVVAGILPWNFPFFLIARKAAPALLTGNTIVLKPSSISPNNALEFAKILDKVGLPKGIINIVTGAGSIVGEELSKNPKISMISLTGSTDAGMKVMEKASQNITKVSLELGGKAPSIVMDDANIDLAVKSVVDSRVINTGQVCNCTERVYVHEDVADELITKITKAMSEVTFGNPLENKGVDMGPLSSEEGLKNVEDMVARAVEGGAKVLTGGKRGDDAKGYYFEPTVLVNVDNSMEIMREEIFGPVLPISTFSTLEEAIELANDCQYGLTSAIFTQDINHMMRASNELEFGETYVNRESFEAIQGFHAGWKKSGIGGADGKHGLEEFLQTHAVYIQY, encoded by the coding sequence ATGAAAGAAGTGAAAGCGTTAACAAAAGAGTATCAAATGTATATTGATGGCGAACTTGTTGATTCGAGTAATCAAGAAACGATTGAAGTTACGAATCCTGCAACTGAAAGCGTCATTTCTACCGTGCCAAAAGCAACCCTGGAAGATACGCAAAAAGCCATCGTGTCTTCTGAAAAAGCGCAAAAAGAATGGAGAAAAAAGTCATCCTCGGAGAGAGCTAAATATCTATTTGCGATTTGTCAGGAGATTCGCAACGATGTAGACGAGTTAGCTACTGTCATTTCAGAAGAGATGGGTAAAACATTTGAACTGGCGAAGGTAGAAGTGAGTGTGACGGCTGATTATTTTGAATACATTGCTGGGTGGGCTCGCAAGTATGAAGGGGAAATCGTTCCGAGTGACCGGGAAAACGAAAACATCTTAATTTACAAACAGCCAATCGGAGTAGTGGCCGGGATTTTACCGTGGAACTTCCCGTTCTTCCTCATAGCAAGAAAAGCAGCTCCGGCTCTATTAACCGGAAATACGATAGTACTTAAGCCGAGCAGTATTTCTCCTAATAATGCCTTGGAATTCGCGAAGATCCTTGACAAAGTAGGGTTGCCTAAAGGGATTATCAATATCGTCACAGGAGCAGGCAGCATAGTGGGCGAAGAACTATCCAAAAACCCTAAAATCAGTATGATCAGTCTGACCGGAAGTACAGATGCTGGAATGAAAGTTATGGAAAAAGCATCTCAAAATATCACGAAAGTCTCGTTGGAATTGGGCGGAAAAGCACCATCGATTGTCATGGACGATGCAAATATTGATTTAGCAGTTAAATCGGTCGTAGACTCACGTGTGATAAATACTGGACAAGTATGTAACTGTACAGAACGTGTTTACGTCCATGAAGATGTAGCAGATGAGCTCATAACAAAAATTACAAAAGCGATGTCTGAAGTGACTTTTGGTAACCCGTTAGAAAATAAAGGCGTGGACATGGGACCGCTTTCTAGCGAAGAAGGGTTGAAAAATGTGGAAGACATGGTAGCTCGTGCTGTTGAAGGAGGAGCTAAAGTTCTTACAGGCGGAAAACGAGGAGACGATGCAAAAGGTTATTACTTTGAACCGACGGTATTGGTCAATGTCGATAACAGTATGGAAATCATGCGAGAAGAAATATTCGGACCTGTTTTACCGATTTCTACGTTCTCAACGTTAGAGGAAGCTATAGAGCTTGCGAATGATTGTCAATATGGTTTAACTTCAGCCATTTTTACACAGGACATCAATCACATGATGAGAGCGAGCAACGAATTGGAATTCGGTGAGACTTATGTCAACCGTGAAAGTTTTGAAGCTATCCAAGGATTCCATGCAGGTTGGAAGAAATCGGGTATTGGCGGAGCCGATGGGAAACATGGTCTGGAAGAATTTTTGCAAACTCATGCTGTTTATATCCAATATTAA
- a CDS encoding substrate-binding domain-containing protein encodes MYEEQTPTTGIIRGSHDLSKGILRGLHEKGLSIPGDVSIISYDKILATESFEIFLYPLQVFLFTPLQKNWLMLSCV; translated from the coding sequence GTGTATGAGGAACAAACCCCCACTACAGGTATTATTAGAGGAAGCCACGACTTGTCTAAAGGAATTCTGAGGGGACTCCACGAAAAGGGGCTGTCCATCCCCGGCGATGTATCCATCATCAGTTACGACAAAATCCTAGCTACAGAAAGCTTCGAAATATTTCTTTATCCACTGCAGGTGTTTCTCTTTACACCATTACAGAAAAATTGGCTGATGTTGTCATGCGTTTAA
- a CDS encoding rhamnogalacturonan acetylesterase, with product MKKPTIFLAGDSTMADYPSSSRPQMGWGQKLFSYFTDEVFIMNKAVNGRSSKSFLTEGRLQEINASLTEGDYLFIQFGHNDSKPDEHRRTDPYTTYQENLCTFIEATRSKGATPVLLTPIQRRKYLDEHTLEQTHGYFPDAMRELAYKHSVMLLDMTVKTTSLLLELGPELSKELFMWLKPGDSVNFPEGARDDTHLNERGAQKVASLVVNSLVEHNSPLKKWIKI from the coding sequence ATGAAAAAACCAACCATCTTTTTAGCAGGCGATTCAACCATGGCGGATTACCCCTCTTCTTCCCGTCCTCAAATGGGTTGGGGGCAGAAACTTTTCTCTTACTTCACAGATGAAGTGTTCATTATGAATAAAGCTGTAAATGGAAGAAGCTCGAAGAGTTTCTTGACTGAAGGTCGTCTGCAGGAAATAAACGCCTCCTTAACAGAAGGAGACTATCTTTTTATCCAATTCGGACATAATGACAGCAAGCCGGACGAACACCGGCGGACGGATCCATACACTACGTATCAGGAAAACTTATGCACATTTATTGAAGCCACACGCTCTAAGGGGGCCACACCTGTCCTACTGACTCCGATCCAGCGACGAAAGTACCTGGATGAACATACCCTGGAACAAACCCACGGCTATTTCCCTGATGCAATGAGAGAATTGGCTTATAAGCACTCAGTGATGCTTCTCGACATGACTGTAAAAACAACATCTCTTCTTCTAGAGCTCGGTCCCGAACTTTCCAAGGAACTCTTCATGTGGTTAAAACCAGGAGATTCCGTAAACTTCCCTGAAGGAGCTCGTGATGATACTCACTTGAATGAACGCGGAGCTCAGAAAGTCGCAAGCCTCGTGGTTAATTCACTGGTTGAGCATAACTCGCCTCTTAAGAAATGGATAAAAATCTGA